A window of Corticium candelabrum chromosome 3, ooCorCand1.1, whole genome shotgun sequence contains these coding sequences:
- the LOC134177233 gene encoding uncharacterized protein LOC134177233, with amino-acid sequence MSQASESLVAPVYHSERVKCLEIFYGEGFLSSEGEAKCKASVEHLKLKAGDSILDVGTGSGGFAFYLAEHVGAVVTGVDYCTNLVDLCNERCKKKVLGDKISFLAKDMRDMQFKSKSFDAISFLGSLIHIKCEEHLPIFTNVRNWLKPGGRVIFQGLVTCDCPASSTQEFKDYRTSLHFNDVTVADYHKLIPMAGLRLLEYQSRKEFYIQDTITRQAKVKENWNQILKVVSIETLEHCFKFFADKRKWAEEGAMFTCIFLAERPRDM; translated from the exons ATGAGCCAAGCGTCGGAATCTCTCGTAGCTCCAGTGTACCATTCAGAGCGAGTGAAGTGCCTAGAAATTTTCTACGGAGAAGGATTCTTAAGCTCTGAAGGAGAAGCTAAATGCAAG GCGTCTGTGGAGCATCTCAAGCTAAAGGCTGGAGACTCAATTTTAGATGTTGGTACAGGATCTGGAGGATTTGCTTTCTATCTTGCAGAG CACGTTGGTGCTGTTGTTACAGGCGTAGACTATTGTACAAATCTAGTAGATTTGTGCAATGAACGATGCAAGAAGAAAGTTCTCGGTGACAAG ATTTCGTTTTTAGCAAAGGACATGAGAGACATGCAATTTAAGTCTAAAAGTTTTGACGCAATTTCTTTTTTGGGCAGTCTTATTCATATAAAATGTGAAGAGCATCTTCCAATCTTCACAAATGTTAGA AATTGGTTGAAACCCGGTGGTCGAGTGATATTCCAAGGTCTCGTAACATGTGACTGTCCTGCATCCTCAACACAAGAATTCAAAGACTATCGAACAAGCTTGCATTTCAATGACGTCACGGTCGCTGACTACCACAAG CTAATTCCAATGGCTGGTCTTCGATTGCTCGAATATCAATCAAGAAAAGAATTCTACATTCAAGACACTATTACAAGACAAGCCAAAGTGAAAGAAAACTGGAACCAAATACTGAAG GTCGTGTCTATAGAGACTCTGGAGCATTGTTTCAAATTCTTTGCGGATAAACGTAAATGGGCAGAGGAAGGTGCTATGTTTACATGCATCTTTCTAGCTGAAAGACCTCGTGATATGTAG